The following coding sequences lie in one Maledivibacter sp. genomic window:
- a CDS encoding bacteriohemerythrin: MFRWREMYSCNIAEIDKQHKRLLDIGANLHALVRSKDDGDHYDEIIEFIDELKEYTVYHFKSEEELMYKYGYEGLEEHKKAHEAFINKVNEIDLGDIDEDQKKATMDILIFIADWIEKHILKVDHRYKDFLNEKGVF; this comes from the coding sequence ATGTTTAGATGGAGAGAAATGTATTCATGTAATATTGCTGAGATAGATAAGCAGCATAAAAGGCTGTTAGATATCGGTGCCAACTTACATGCTTTAGTTCGTTCTAAGGATGATGGAGACCATTACGATGAAATTATTGAGTTCATAGATGAGCTAAAGGAATATACGGTTTATCATTTTAAGTCCGAAGAAGAACTGATGTATAAATATGGATATGAAGGTTTAGAAGAGCATAAGAAGGCACATGAAGCCTTTATTAACAAAGTTAATGAAATTGATCTAGGGGATATTGATGAAGACCAGAAAAAAGCTACAATGGATATACTTATCTTCATAGCTGATTGGATCGAAAAACATATCTTAAAGGTTGATCATAGGTATAAAGATTTTTTAAACGAAAAAGGAGTTTTTTAG
- the ileS gene encoding isoleucine--tRNA ligase: protein MKKFEELLNSSVSENEKEISKFWDDIDILQKCVETREGQKSFVFYEGPPTANGRPGIHHVISRTLKDSVCRYKTMQGYQVKRKAGWDTHGLPVEIEVEKQLNLNNKQEIEAYGLDKFNEKCRESVFKYEGLWKEMTKRMAYAIDLENPYITLDNNYIESVWWILDKFNKEGYIYEGHKILPYCSRCGTGLASHEVAQGYQEIKSNTVVVKFKVKDKENEYFLAWTTTPWTLASNVCVTVNPNVTYVKVKAQNGELYYLAKDLAPSVIEGEYEVIEEYKGKDLEYMEYEQLMPFVKTDKKAFFVTLADYVTTEDGTGIVHSAPAFGEDDYNTGMRYGLPVLQPVSEEGKYTTTPWEGMFVMDADIEIIKWLYNEGKLYKKQKVAHNYPHCWRCKTPLLYYAKPSWYIEMTKLKDKLIENNNGVEWYPGYVGEKRFGNWLENLNDWAISRSRYWGTPLNIWRCDGKDCEHTTSIGSRKELAERAIEDIDESIELHRPYVDDIHIKCEKCGSTMTRVKDVIDCWFDSGSMPFAQHHYPFENSEKFFDEFFPADYICEGIDQTRGWFYSLLAISTFVTGKSSYKRVLVNDLILDKEGRKMSKSRGNTVDPFSLFDKYGADALRWYLLYVSPAWTPTKFDEEGLKEVQSKFFSTIKNVYNFFVLYANTDGINPKEFFVQYKDRPQIDRWILSKFNSLLETVSQDLQLFDLTKAVRKIQEFVNEDLSNWYIRRSRRRFWATELTEDKKAVYNTTFEILVGISQMVAPFAPYLSEEIYKNLTGDMSVHLSDYPTTNQDLIDLNLEEKMDLVRNLVKLGRASREAVRIKVRQPIQKVMVDGKYEELVSDLVPLVKEELNVKEVIFAKDLKEFMNFSLKPNFRVAGPKLGKNIKAFGKVLGELDASVAAPKLENGETITVDLDGEAFEVTNELVMINISAKEGFTVEMENNLFVILDTTLNDELINEGFAREFISKVQQLRKNNGYEMMDNIKIYFDGDDEIAKAVEIFKSYIKEETLAVSIERVSDDSFEKQDLNGHGTGIKLEKFNS, encoded by the coding sequence ATGAAGAAATTTGAAGAATTATTGAATTCATCAGTTAGTGAAAATGAAAAAGAAATATCAAAGTTTTGGGATGATATTGATATCCTCCAAAAATGTGTAGAAACTCGTGAAGGACAAAAATCCTTTGTATTCTATGAGGGACCACCGACAGCCAATGGGAGACCAGGTATCCACCATGTAATATCTAGAACATTAAAGGATTCAGTATGTAGATATAAGACTATGCAGGGTTATCAGGTAAAGAGAAAAGCTGGATGGGATACCCATGGATTGCCAGTTGAGATTGAAGTTGAAAAGCAGTTGAATCTCAATAACAAGCAAGAAATAGAAGCCTATGGACTTGATAAGTTTAATGAAAAATGTAGGGAGTCTGTTTTCAAATACGAAGGACTATGGAAGGAAATGACTAAGCGTATGGCCTATGCCATAGATCTTGAAAATCCCTACATTACTCTTGACAACAATTATATTGAAAGTGTGTGGTGGATTTTAGACAAGTTTAATAAAGAAGGCTATATATATGAAGGTCATAAAATTCTTCCCTATTGTAGCAGATGTGGAACAGGATTAGCAAGTCATGAGGTTGCTCAGGGCTATCAAGAAATCAAGAGTAATACTGTTGTAGTTAAATTCAAAGTAAAAGATAAAGAAAATGAATATTTCTTAGCATGGACAACTACTCCATGGACTCTAGCTTCAAATGTTTGTGTTACTGTTAACCCAAATGTAACATATGTAAAGGTAAAGGCCCAAAATGGAGAGCTTTATTATCTAGCTAAAGACCTTGCACCTTCAGTTATAGAAGGAGAATATGAGGTTATAGAGGAATATAAGGGCAAGGATTTAGAATATATGGAATACGAGCAGCTTATGCCCTTTGTTAAGACCGATAAAAAAGCCTTTTTTGTGACCCTTGCTGATTATGTAACTACTGAAGATGGTACTGGTATAGTTCACTCTGCTCCAGCCTTTGGTGAGGATGACTACAATACTGGTATGAGATATGGTCTTCCTGTTCTTCAACCTGTAAGTGAAGAAGGTAAGTATACTACTACTCCTTGGGAAGGCATGTTCGTTATGGATGCCGATATAGAGATTATCAAATGGCTTTATAACGAAGGAAAACTTTATAAAAAACAAAAAGTAGCCCATAATTATCCCCATTGTTGGAGATGTAAGACACCACTTCTTTATTATGCTAAGCCAAGCTGGTATATTGAGATGACAAAGCTTAAGGATAAGCTTATTGAAAATAATAATGGTGTTGAATGGTATCCAGGCTATGTTGGAGAAAAGCGTTTTGGAAACTGGCTTGAAAACTTAAATGATTGGGCTATATCAAGAAGTAGATATTGGGGAACACCTTTAAATATCTGGAGATGTGATGGTAAAGACTGTGAACATACTACAAGTATAGGTTCAAGAAAAGAATTAGCCGAGAGAGCGATAGAAGATATTGATGAAAGTATAGAGCTTCATAGACCCTATGTGGACGATATCCATATTAAATGTGAAAAGTGTGGAAGTACTATGACAAGGGTTAAGGATGTCATTGACTGTTGGTTTGATAGTGGATCGATGCCATTTGCACAACATCACTATCCATTCGAAAACAGTGAAAAATTCTTCGATGAATTTTTTCCAGCAGACTATATATGTGAAGGTATAGATCAAACAAGGGGATGGTTCTATTCACTTCTTGCCATTTCAACCTTTGTTACTGGAAAATCATCCTATAAAAGAGTCTTAGTTAATGACCTTATTTTAGATAAAGAAGGTCGAAAAATGTCTAAGTCTAGGGGAAATACTGTTGATCCATTTTCACTATTTGATAAGTATGGTGCAGATGCCCTTAGATGGTATCTACTTTATGTATCACCGGCTTGGACTCCAACTAAATTTGATGAAGAAGGACTTAAGGAAGTTCAAAGTAAATTCTTTAGTACAATCAAAAATGTGTATAATTTCTTTGTATTATATGCAAATACTGATGGTATAAATCCAAAGGAATTCTTTGTTCAGTATAAGGATAGACCTCAGATAGATAGATGGATATTATCAAAATTCAATAGTCTTTTAGAAACGGTTTCACAGGATCTACAATTATTTGACCTGACTAAGGCTGTTAGAAAGATACAAGAGTTTGTAAATGAGGATTTATCCAACTGGTATATAAGACGTTCCCGTAGACGCTTCTGGGCTACAGAATTAACTGAGGATAAAAAAGCTGTTTACAACACAACCTTTGAAATATTAGTAGGTATAAGTCAAATGGTTGCACCATTTGCTCCATATCTATCGGAAGAAATATATAAAAATCTTACTGGGGATATGTCGGTTCATCTTAGCGATTATCCTACTACAAATCAAGATTTAATTGACCTGAATCTAGAAGAAAAGATGGATCTTGTTAGAAATCTTGTTAAGCTTGGTAGAGCATCAAGGGAAGCAGTTAGAATAAAAGTTCGCCAACCTATACAAAAGGTAATGGTAGATGGAAAATATGAAGAATTAGTATCTGATTTAGTTCCACTTGTAAAAGAAGAACTAAACGTTAAGGAAGTAATATTTGCTAAGGATTTAAAAGAGTTCATGAACTTTAGTTTAAAACCAAACTTTAGAGTTGCTGGGCCAAAGCTAGGTAAGAATATAAAAGCATTCGGTAAGGTTTTAGGTGAATTAGACGCGTCAGTGGCGGCACCTAAGCTCGAAAATGGTGAAACTATCACAGTTGATTTAGATGGGGAAGCCTTTGAAGTTACAAATGAACTTGTTATGATAAATATTTCTGCTAAGGAAGGCTTTACAGTAGAAATGGAAAATAATCTATTTGTAATCTTAGATACAACCTTAAATGACGAACTAATCAACGAAGGCTTTGCTAGGGAGTTCATTTCAAAGGTACAACAGCTTAGAAAAAATAATGGCTATGAGATGATGGACAATATCAAGATTTATTTTGATGGGGATGATGAAATAGCTAAGGCAGTAGAAATTTTTAAAAGCTATATTAAGGAAGAAACATTGGCTGTAAGTATTGAAAGAGTTTCAGATGACAGCTTTGAAAAGCAGGACTTAAATGGTCATGGAACAGGAATTAAGCTGGAGAAATTCAACAGCTAA
- a CDS encoding HD domain-containing protein translates to MKVIDFKVGDFIEGFYLVKSMILKTSSNNKTFLDFNLADKTGEINAKLWDYNKGDEHRYSEGKLIKVRGNISEWQGKLQLKIMKLRLVNDDDGLVIDDYVPSAPQKPQIMYETILGYIQDINNKDIHDIVSYMFKESKDKLMFYPAAKSNHHAIHGGLLYHILTMLRTAEKICEIYTFLDRNLLFGGVILHDLAKLEEMDSNELGIVSSYTSEGELLGHIIQGIKNIEKVSERLGADKEITTLLQHMILSHHYEPEFGSPKRPMIPEAEILHYLDVIDARMYDMRKNLIGTKTGSFSDKIWTLHNRKLYKATYNDYEEE, encoded by the coding sequence ATGAAAGTTATTGATTTTAAAGTTGGAGATTTTATTGAAGGGTTTTATCTCGTGAAGTCTATGATTTTAAAGACCTCAAGTAATAATAAGACCTTCTTGGATTTTAATCTTGCCGATAAGACAGGAGAAATTAATGCTAAATTATGGGATTATAATAAGGGAGATGAACACAGATATTCAGAGGGAAAACTAATTAAAGTAAGGGGTAATATATCTGAATGGCAGGGGAAACTACAGTTGAAAATTATGAAACTAAGACTTGTTAATGATGATGATGGTCTAGTGATAGATGATTATGTACCCTCTGCACCACAAAAACCACAGATTATGTATGAAACTATATTAGGATATATACAGGATATTAATAATAAGGATATCCATGATATTGTAAGCTATATGTTTAAAGAAAGTAAGGATAAATTGATGTTTTATCCAGCTGCAAAGTCAAATCATCATGCAATACACGGTGGACTTCTTTATCATATTTTAACAATGCTTAGAACAGCTGAAAAAATATGCGAAATATATACATTTTTAGATAGAAATTTACTATTTGGAGGGGTTATACTCCACGATCTTGCTAAGCTTGAAGAAATGGATTCAAATGAGCTTGGAATAGTTTCATCATATACTAGTGAGGGTGAATTATTAGGACATATAATTCAAGGCATAAAAAATATTGAAAAAGTATCTGAGAGACTTGGAGCCGATAAAGAAATAACAACTTTACTTCAGCATATGATTCTTTCACATCATTATGAACCAGAATTTGGAAGCCCTAAAAGACCCATGATTCCAGAGGCTGAGATTTTACATTACTTAGATGTAATTGACGCAAGAATGTATGATATGAGAAAAAACCTAATAGGTACTAAGACGGGAAGTTTCTCCGATAAGATTTGGACTTTACATAATAGAAAGTTATATAAGGCAACATATAATGATTATGAAGAAGAATAG
- a CDS encoding PAS domain S-box protein, whose translation MLQRTKKEILSELYKKEQRIKDLENKISELHVEVSANEKSQICKLFFENSREGYMLLENGKIMDCNDAAVSMFGYELKQDLIGHIPFDISLTKQAQWSSPKMNDSIYSGFQNKKYTFNWIIQRKDGNELPVEVCITKLLIQTKIIFCAALRDISERIAMQRILEENRQLYQNVFENSHRIMILVEPCHGKIFDANKTACSFYGYSKEQMTNMYISHLSMLNRDIETENSIKAAIEGKKDSFYIRQRASNDEIRFVKVHCNKIKYKTRELICFSVHDFTKMEKVLNALEESEKKYKELFNKANDAIFLYKVDEKGIPHNFMEVNDIACKRLNYSRKELLNMTVKDIKPDNHYSNFYNKINKVDKEGHITFESVHISKYGDKIPVEINSHKFELFGEEVILSIVRDITKRKWIEKFLRESEERNRRLVELLPDPIILQKDGRILYTNQAAIKFLGAENRHSFIGKNVLDFVDIYPGDDITLIMKNLKNEANNFSLFNELRLIRKSDNEVLEVEIASTIFNYSNKQAVLILLRDLRDRRKAEKYIKLFNDAIKYDKLKTQFFANLSHELRTPLNVILGTIQILMMYVNEKPLQDIQECVRNRIKVLKQNCYRLLRLVNNLIDITKIDAGYYELHLQNQNIVSIVEEITLSVAEYIEHKKIKLVFDTNIEERIIACDPDKIERIMLNLLSNAIKFTDPGGSILVNIYDRGSNIIIAVKDTGIGIPKDKIDIIFEHFRQVDKSFTRNHEGSGIGLSLVKSLVEMHGGAITVKSECGKGSEFIIDLPVETLETKDNIIREANKNEPKGDLIEIINIEFSDIYS comes from the coding sequence GTGCTACAAAGAACTAAGAAAGAGATTTTATCTGAATTATATAAAAAGGAACAAAGAATTAAAGACCTCGAAAATAAAATTTCAGAATTACATGTTGAGGTATCCGCCAATGAGAAGAGTCAAATATGTAAGCTTTTTTTTGAGAATTCAAGGGAAGGGTACATGCTCTTAGAAAATGGTAAAATCATGGATTGTAATGATGCTGCAGTTAGTATGTTTGGATATGAATTAAAACAGGATTTGATAGGACACATTCCATTTGACATATCTCTCACTAAGCAAGCTCAATGGAGTTCTCCAAAAATGAATGATAGTATTTATAGTGGGTTTCAGAATAAAAAATATACTTTCAATTGGATAATTCAAAGAAAAGATGGTAATGAGTTGCCCGTGGAAGTGTGTATAACTAAGCTTCTAATTCAAACTAAAATTATATTTTGTGCTGCTTTAAGGGATATTAGTGAAAGAATAGCTATGCAAAGGATACTTGAAGAAAATAGACAATTATATCAAAATGTTTTTGAAAACAGTCATAGGATAATGATACTAGTTGAGCCATGTCACGGTAAAATATTTGATGCTAATAAAACTGCATGCTCCTTTTATGGATATAGTAAAGAACAAATGACCAATATGTATATTTCACATCTCAGTATGTTGAATAGGGATATAGAAACTGAAAACTCCATAAAAGCAGCTATTGAAGGTAAAAAGGATAGTTTTTACATCAGACAACGGGCGTCTAATGATGAGATAAGATTTGTAAAGGTCCATTGTAATAAAATAAAATATAAAACTAGAGAATTAATATGTTTTAGTGTTCATGATTTTACTAAAATGGAAAAAGTTCTAAATGCCCTAGAAGAAAGTGAAAAAAAATATAAAGAGCTATTTAATAAGGCAAATGATGCAATTTTCCTATATAAGGTAGATGAAAAAGGAATACCCCATAATTTTATGGAAGTAAATGATATTGCTTGTAAAAGACTTAACTATAGTAGAAAAGAATTATTGAATATGACTGTAAAGGATATTAAACCGGATAATCATTACAGTAATTTTTATAACAAAATCAATAAAGTTGATAAAGAGGGTCATATCACATTTGAGTCTGTACACATATCAAAATATGGTGATAAAATACCCGTAGAGATTAATTCCCACAAATTTGAATTGTTTGGTGAAGAAGTGATACTTTCTATAGTCAGGGATATTACAAAAAGAAAATGGATAGAGAAATTTTTGCGTGAAAGTGAGGAGCGAAATAGAAGGTTGGTTGAGCTTTTGCCAGATCCAATAATATTACAAAAAGATGGCAGAATTCTTTATACCAATCAAGCCGCAATAAAATTTTTAGGAGCTGAAAATAGACATTCTTTCATAGGCAAAAATGTCTTAGATTTTGTGGATATATATCCAGGAGACGATATAACACTTATTATGAAAAATTTGAAGAATGAAGCAAATAATTTTTCCCTATTTAATGAGCTTAGACTAATAAGAAAGTCTGACAACGAAGTCTTAGAAGTCGAGATTGCATCAACGATTTTTAATTATAGTAATAAGCAAGCTGTGCTTATATTACTTAGGGATTTAAGGGATCGTAGAAAGGCAGAAAAATATATTAAACTGTTTAACGATGCCATTAAATATGATAAACTAAAAACCCAGTTTTTTGCAAACCTTTCCCATGAATTAAGGACACCACTTAATGTAATACTAGGAACTATACAGATATTGATGATGTATGTAAACGAAAAGCCATTACAGGATATACAAGAGTGTGTACGTAATAGAATAAAGGTTTTAAAGCAAAACTGTTATAGGCTGCTTAGGCTAGTTAATAATTTGATTGATATAACTAAGATAGATGCTGGATATTACGAGCTGCACCTACAGAATCAGAATATTGTAAGTATTGTTGAGGAAATAACCCTTTCAGTAGCAGAATATATTGAACATAAAAAAATAAAGCTTGTATTTGATACTAATATTGAGGAGAGAATCATCGCTTGTGATCCTGATAAGATTGAAAGAATAATGTTAAATCTTCTATCAAATGCCATTAAGTTTACGGACCCCGGTGGGAGCATACTAGTAAATATATATGATAGGGGAAGTAATATAATTATTGCAGTTAAGGATACGGGTATTGGGATCCCAAAGGATAAGATAGATATTATTTTTGAACACTTTAGACAAGTGGATAAGTCATTTACTAGAAATCATGAGGGAAGTGGAATAGGGTTATCCTTAGTAAAATCATTGGTTGAAATGCATGGTGGGGCCATTACTGTAAAAAGTGAATGTGGCAAAGGCAGTGAGTTTATTATTGACCTACCAGTAGAGACCCTAGAAACCAAGGATAATATAATCAGAGAGGCTAATAAAAACGAACCAAAGGGTGATCTTATAGAAATAATTAATATAGAGTTTTCAGATATATACTCATAA
- a CDS encoding aspartyl-phosphate phosphatase Spo0E family protein: MTSVNSYENLKLLEKKIQSLRSVMHELIESKGDISAPEIIEISQVLDKVLVQYLKQKLI; this comes from the coding sequence ATGACCTCAGTAAATTCCTATGAGAATTTAAAGTTATTAGAAAAGAAGATACAATCATTACGATCTGTGATGCATGAGCTTATTGAATCTAAAGGAGATATAAGCGCTCCCGAAATCATTGAGATAAGTCAAGTACTAGATAAAGTTTTAGTGCAATACCTTAAACAAAAATTGATTTAA
- the proC gene encoding pyrroline-5-carboxylate reductase → MNCIGFIGAGNMGRAMIKGLLSKENEDSIIFTDSSSTIRQEISDQLKISSFEKNAEIASKSKYIIIAIKPKIYKKVLEEIKGSMTPDKVIISIAPGITIKAIKQILGESTRVIRSMPNTPSLVGEGMSIISFSEDPYSEKEKKEIIGIFNSFGEVEILKEKLMDAVVPISGSSPAYVYMMIEAMADAGVLIGLPRKLSYKLAAQSVLGAGKMVLETASHPGELKDAVCSPGGTTIEAVAVLEKRNFRNAIIEAMISCYEKTKKLD, encoded by the coding sequence ATGAATTGTATAGGTTTCATTGGTGCAGGTAATATGGGAAGGGCTATGATTAAAGGATTGTTATCAAAAGAAAATGAAGATAGTATTATTTTTACTGATTCGAGTTCCACAATAAGACAGGAAATATCCGATCAGTTAAAAATTTCCAGTTTTGAAAAAAATGCTGAAATAGCTTCAAAGTCAAAGTACATTATTATTGCTATAAAACCTAAGATTTACAAAAAGGTATTGGAAGAAATTAAAGGTTCTATGACACCAGATAAAGTAATCATCAGTATAGCACCAGGTATTACGATTAAAGCTATAAAACAAATTTTAGGTGAAAGTACAAGGGTAATACGATCCATGCCCAACACACCTTCTTTAGTTGGTGAGGGAATGAGTATTATTTCTTTTTCTGAGGATCCATATAGTGAAAAGGAGAAAAAAGAAATAATAGGTATCTTCAATTCCTTTGGCGAAGTAGAAATATTAAAGGAAAAACTTATGGATGCTGTTGTTCCCATTTCTGGCAGTTCTCCTGCCTATGTATATATGATGATAGAAGCCATGGCCGACGCAGGTGTATTAATTGGTCTGCCAAGAAAACTCTCTTATAAACTAGCAGCTCAATCGGTTTTAGGCGCAGGAAAAATGGTTTTAGAAACCGCCTCCCATCCTGGGGAATTAAAGGACGCAGTTTGCTCTCCCGGGGGAACTACTATAGAAGCTGTTGCTGTGCTTGAAAAAAGAAACTTTAGAAATGCAATTATTGAAGCAATGATTTCTTGCTATGAAAAAACTAAAAAATTAGATTAG